In one Spirosoma rigui genomic region, the following are encoded:
- a CDS encoding YeeE/YedE family protein, translated as MINFLSRPWPWYVAGALIGLTVPTLLILGNKAFGISSSLRHICAACLPGNIDFFKYDWRRESWNLWFVGGIAVGGLVAGTLLKNPEPVVIAPQTVQALQELGVRDFTTGLLPGDIFNWGNLFTATGLLFFVIGGFLVGFGTRYAGGCTSGHAIMGLSNLQWPSLVATISFMVGGFAMTHFGLPVLMRLIGL; from the coding sequence ATGATCAACTTTCTTTCGCGGCCCTGGCCCTGGTACGTGGCCGGGGCGCTCATTGGCCTTACGGTGCCAACACTGCTCATCCTGGGCAACAAAGCTTTTGGGATCTCGTCGTCGCTGCGGCATATCTGCGCGGCCTGTTTACCCGGTAACATCGACTTCTTCAAGTACGACTGGCGACGGGAGTCCTGGAACCTGTGGTTTGTCGGCGGTATTGCCGTAGGTGGTCTGGTGGCCGGTACGCTGCTGAAAAACCCGGAGCCGGTAGTCATCGCACCCCAGACTGTTCAGGCGTTGCAGGAACTCGGTGTACGGGATTTTACGACAGGGCTATTGCCGGGCGATATCTTCAACTGGGGCAATTTATTTACCGCAACGGGGCTACTGTTTTTTGTCATTGGGGGTTTCCTGGTGGGTTTCGGCACGCGCTACGCAGGCGGTTGCACGTCGGGCCATGCCATTATGGGTTTGTCTAATTTGCAGTGGCCCTCGCTGGTAGCGACTATCAGCTTTATGGTGGGTGGTTTTGCCATGACACACTTCGGCCTGCCCGTTCTGATGCGGCTTATCGGTTTATAA
- a CDS encoding DUF6691 family protein — MNTQEVDQQNTTTKTEPAGGNWKFGLVGLFFGIVFVKAEVISWFRIQEMFRLDSFHMYGVIGTAVVVGLVSLQLIKRFDVKTIQGDPITIVPKTFSQGNIYGGLLFGFGWAITGACPGPLFAQIGAGYSVVVVTLLSAIAGTWVYGAIRHRLPH; from the coding sequence ATGAACACACAGGAAGTTGATCAGCAGAACACTACAACAAAAACGGAACCGGCTGGTGGAAACTGGAAGTTTGGGCTTGTTGGCCTCTTTTTTGGTATTGTATTCGTCAAAGCCGAAGTGATTTCCTGGTTCCGGATTCAGGAGATGTTCCGGCTCGACTCATTTCACATGTACGGAGTGATCGGTACGGCGGTGGTCGTGGGGCTCGTTTCGCTGCAACTGATCAAACGGTTCGATGTAAAAACCATCCAGGGTGATCCGATAACGATTGTTCCCAAGACGTTCAGCCAGGGAAATATCTACGGAGGGCTGCTGTTCGGGTTTGGCTGGGCCATTACGGGTGCCTGTCCGGGTCCTCTATTTGCGCAGATCGGGGCGGGATACTCGGTGGTAGTCGTAACCTTACTGAGCGCCATTGCCGGAACCTGGGTTTACGGTGCCATCCGTCACCGGCTTCCGCACTGA
- a CDS encoding pyruvate dehydrogenase complex E1 component subunit beta, producing the protein MREIQFREALREAMNEEMRRDPLVYLMGEEVAEYNGAYKVSQGMLDEFGPERVIDTPIAELGFAGIGVGSAINGLRPIIEFMTFNFSLVAIDQVINSAAKIMSMSGGQYSCPIVFRGPTGNAGMLSSQHSQNFENWFANTSGLKVVVPSNPYDAKGLLKSCIRDNDPVIFMESELMYGDKGQVPEEEYLIPIGKANIVREGNDVTIVSFGKIMKVAIAAAEELAKNGISAEVIDLRSVRPIDYDTVINSVKKTNRCVVVEEAWPLAAISSELTYNIQRHAFDYLDAPVIRVNSMDLPLPYAPTLIEAILPNVKRTLQAVDAVMYKK; encoded by the coding sequence ATGAGAGAAATACAGTTCCGCGAAGCCCTGCGGGAGGCCATGAACGAAGAAATGCGCCGGGACCCGCTGGTCTATCTGATGGGCGAAGAGGTAGCCGAATACAACGGTGCCTATAAAGTCAGTCAGGGAATGTTAGATGAGTTCGGGCCGGAGCGGGTCATTGACACGCCCATTGCCGAACTCGGATTTGCCGGTATCGGCGTTGGTTCGGCCATCAACGGGCTGCGACCAATTATTGAGTTCATGACCTTCAACTTCTCGCTCGTCGCCATCGACCAGGTGATCAACTCGGCCGCCAAAATCATGTCGATGTCGGGCGGTCAGTATTCGTGCCCCATCGTTTTCCGGGGACCAACGGGTAATGCCGGTATGCTGTCGAGCCAGCACTCACAAAACTTCGAAAACTGGTTTGCCAATACGTCGGGCCTGAAAGTTGTTGTTCCCTCGAACCCCTACGATGCGAAAGGCCTCCTGAAATCCTGTATCCGCGACAATGACCCCGTCATTTTCATGGAGTCGGAGTTGATGTATGGCGACAAAGGTCAGGTGCCGGAAGAAGAGTACCTGATTCCGATCGGAAAAGCCAATATCGTTCGGGAAGGCAACGACGTAACGATCGTGTCGTTTGGTAAAATCATGAAGGTGGCCATTGCCGCAGCCGAAGAGCTTGCTAAAAACGGTATATCGGCTGAAGTGATCGACCTGCGGTCGGTACGGCCCATCGATTATGATACGGTCATCAATTCAGTTAAGAAAACCAATCGCTGCGTTGTCGTTGAAGAAGCCTGGCCGCTGGCGGCTATCTCGTCGGAGCTGACTTATAACATACAGCGCCACGCCTTTGACTACTTGGATGCACCGGTTATCCGGGTCAACAGTATGGATCTGCCCCTGCCCTATGCGCCCACGCTGATCGAGGCTATTCTGCCCAACGTTAAGCGGACGCTGCAGGCCGTTGATGCGGTGATGTACAAAAAATAA
- a CDS encoding TonB-dependent receptor gives MRFLLFVMLVASALRAAAQLPSGPGMITGTLTDSTTAKPVPFATVSLQTPDGKLITGVNTDDQGAFRLAPVAVGSYKLALTFVGYRTKAIENVVITAEKPVLALGTIALVADSKTLGEVNVVGQKPLIEDKGDRLVYNAEQDATNTGGTAADVLRKVPMLTVDLDGNLKMRGSGNIKVLVNGKPSSIMARNLADALKQMPANSIKSVEVITSPGAKYDAEGSAGVINIVTKKALKGTNGTVNATGGDLNRSLGGNINVKGKKLGLALSVNGYQYRNIGENTSIRTALTDGQPTSILRQTNARDNTGTGGYGEMSLDYDPDTTNRINFSANAWGGNFPMNSQITSRLTDPAGAVLQEFRRDVQFRNPYGNTEFNLGWTKTFKKPGQEFSVLTQYARMPDNYYYTIRQMTMQSEVPTYLERSTNLSRNNEYTYQTDYTHPFTARTKHDTLSFKLEAGAKMIRRDIGSEFVIEQALSGLEADYAIDPARTNAFTYNQRVTSGYTSVKIDSKRKWNLSAGIRLEQTRIQGDFMTAQSQFSNQYQNLIPSASIAKTFREKHTIKAAYTQRISRPLIWFLNPFQNYSDPKNVQTGNPFLNPELTHATELSYSTFGKEGASFNAAVFWRQTNNSIEWLSTVDANGVAFTSPRNIGRNASYGTNLNVSLKPNKDFTIGTGAELTYIDLTSVALNQRTNGWVWNLSPNASYKLPKDLTLQATGFVGSGWISLQSRNSGWYYYGISAKKEFMNKNASLTLNVNNPFNRTVRVTSEQFAPSFTAQSTSAFVNRSVRLTFSYKFGQMSSGGKQSKKITNDDSRR, from the coding sequence ATGAGATTTTTACTCTTCGTTATGTTGGTTGCCAGTGCGCTACGGGCTGCAGCACAACTCCCGTCGGGTCCCGGTATGATTACTGGTACCCTGACCGACTCCACCACTGCCAAACCGGTGCCCTTCGCAACCGTATCGCTGCAAACGCCCGATGGCAAACTGATTACCGGCGTTAATACCGACGACCAGGGGGCGTTCCGGCTTGCTCCCGTTGCCGTCGGAAGTTATAAACTGGCGCTCACGTTTGTGGGGTATCGTACCAAAGCAATCGAGAACGTAGTCATAACGGCCGAAAAACCGGTGCTGGCGCTGGGGACGATTGCACTGGTGGCGGATAGTAAAACGCTGGGTGAGGTGAACGTAGTGGGCCAGAAACCACTCATTGAGGATAAGGGCGATCGGCTCGTGTATAACGCCGAGCAGGACGCAACCAACACTGGCGGAACGGCTGCCGATGTCCTGCGCAAAGTACCCATGCTGACGGTCGACCTGGACGGTAACCTGAAGATGCGGGGCAGCGGCAATATTAAGGTGCTGGTAAACGGCAAACCGTCGAGCATCATGGCCCGTAACCTCGCCGATGCCCTGAAACAGATGCCCGCCAATAGTATCAAATCGGTGGAAGTGATTACCAGTCCCGGGGCCAAATACGATGCCGAAGGGTCGGCGGGGGTGATCAATATCGTCACCAAGAAAGCGCTGAAAGGAACCAACGGAACGGTTAACGCAACGGGTGGTGATCTGAACCGGTCGCTGGGTGGCAATATTAACGTGAAAGGTAAAAAACTGGGGCTTGCCCTGTCGGTCAACGGATACCAATACCGTAATATTGGCGAAAATACGAGCATCCGTACGGCCCTCACCGACGGTCAACCAACCAGCATTCTGCGCCAAACCAATGCCCGGGACAACACGGGTACGGGTGGCTACGGCGAAATGAGCCTCGACTATGACCCCGATACAACTAACCGCATCAATTTCTCCGCGAACGCCTGGGGTGGTAATTTCCCCATGAACAGCCAGATCACCAGCCGCCTGACCGATCCGGCTGGTGCAGTGCTTCAGGAGTTCCGGCGCGACGTTCAGTTCCGGAATCCCTACGGCAACACGGAGTTCAACCTGGGCTGGACAAAAACCTTCAAGAAGCCTGGCCAGGAATTCTCGGTGCTGACGCAGTATGCCCGTATGCCGGACAATTACTATTACACCATCCGGCAAATGACCATGCAGTCGGAAGTGCCTACTTACCTCGAACGGAGCACGAACCTGAGCCGCAACAATGAGTACACGTATCAGACCGATTACACACATCCGTTTACGGCCCGCACCAAGCATGACACGCTCAGTTTTAAGCTGGAAGCAGGGGCCAAAATGATCCGTCGGGACATTGGGAGTGAATTCGTAATCGAACAGGCACTCTCCGGCCTCGAAGCCGACTACGCCATTGATCCGGCCCGCACCAATGCGTTTACCTATAACCAGCGGGTGACGTCGGGCTATACCTCGGTAAAAATAGATTCGAAGCGTAAATGGAACCTGTCGGCGGGGATACGGCTGGAGCAAACCCGGATTCAGGGTGATTTCATGACCGCGCAGAGCCAGTTCAGCAACCAGTACCAGAATCTGATTCCCAGTGCTTCGATCGCTAAAACGTTCCGCGAGAAACACACCATCAAGGCGGCTTACACGCAGCGGATTTCGCGGCCGCTGATCTGGTTCCTGAACCCGTTCCAGAACTACAGCGATCCCAAAAATGTCCAGACGGGCAACCCGTTCCTGAACCCGGAGCTGACCCACGCTACTGAATTGTCGTATAGTACGTTTGGTAAGGAAGGGGCTTCGTTCAACGCAGCTGTTTTTTGGCGGCAAACAAATAACTCCATTGAGTGGCTTTCGACGGTCGATGCCAACGGGGTAGCATTCACGTCGCCGAGAAACATAGGCCGCAACGCCAGCTACGGTACCAACCTGAACGTATCGCTCAAACCGAACAAGGATTTCACGATCGGGACCGGGGCTGAATTGACCTACATCGACCTGACGAGTGTGGCGCTCAACCAGCGTACCAACGGCTGGGTCTGGAACCTGAGCCCCAACGCATCCTACAAACTCCCTAAAGACCTTACGCTGCAGGCAACCGGGTTTGTCGGATCGGGCTGGATTTCGCTGCAGAGCCGCAACTCCGGCTGGTATTACTACGGTATATCGGCCAAGAAGGAGTTCATGAACAAGAATGCCAGCCTCACGCTCAACGTCAATAATCCCTTCAACCGGACGGTGCGGGTAACGAGCGAGCAGTTCGCGCCCTCGTTCACGGCGCAGTCGACATCCGCGTTTGTCAATCGCTCGGTTCGGCTCACGTTCAGCTACAAATTCGGCCAGATGAGTTCAGGCGGTAAGCAGAGCAAGAAAATTACCAACGACGACAGCCGCCGGTAA
- a CDS encoding nucleoside hydrolase, producing the protein MKSLLVFFFLFSLMTLSTTAQTPAQPRRIWLDTDIMIGMKDETPREVDDAIALIMALEHADKVELVGISTITYADYAYAVTQKLLAWYNHTGKTIPVYRGSDTAKDVGTENDATRALADALRREKMPILAIGPVTNVATVIKNHPELIPQIEEVVVCAGRTPGLPFKPGLEQLSVGDYNFEMDPESFRILFDSGVKVVLSGYECSIYTFLGKTDIEFLNNNHESDKWVYDQLRPWQQFNEQLFGVDGFVPWDTTPLGYLTHSNYFKYYVDIPVRINVRKNDADVGDKLYLEVSYDYKDTKWRATYAYKTLPGFEEIVIDDLKRASEKQSR; encoded by the coding sequence ATGAAATCATTACTGGTCTTTTTTTTTCTTTTCTCGTTGATGACGTTGTCCACTACCGCACAAACGCCTGCCCAACCCCGCCGGATCTGGCTCGATACCGATATTATGATCGGCATGAAAGACGAGACGCCCCGCGAAGTAGACGACGCAATTGCGCTCATTATGGCCCTCGAACACGCCGATAAGGTCGAACTAGTGGGTATCAGTACCATCACCTACGCCGACTATGCCTACGCCGTGACCCAGAAACTACTGGCTTGGTATAACCACACCGGCAAAACTATACCGGTCTATCGCGGCTCCGATACGGCCAAAGACGTAGGCACGGAAAATGATGCAACGCGGGCGCTGGCCGACGCGTTACGAAGGGAGAAAATGCCTATTCTCGCCATTGGCCCGGTCACCAACGTAGCTACCGTTATTAAAAACCATCCCGAATTGATACCGCAGATCGAAGAGGTCGTTGTCTGCGCGGGCCGCACGCCCGGCCTGCCGTTCAAGCCGGGACTCGAACAGCTTTCGGTAGGGGATTACAATTTTGAAATGGATCCTGAGTCGTTCCGGATTCTGTTCGACTCGGGTGTTAAGGTTGTTCTGTCGGGTTACGAATGCAGTATCTACACCTTTCTGGGTAAGACAGATATCGAGTTTCTGAACAACAACCACGAGTCCGATAAATGGGTGTATGACCAGCTTCGGCCGTGGCAGCAGTTCAACGAGCAGTTGTTTGGCGTCGATGGGTTTGTTCCCTGGGATACCACGCCCCTGGGCTACCTCACCCATTCCAACTACTTCAAGTACTACGTCGATATTCCCGTCCGGATCAATGTTCGAAAAAACGACGCCGACGTGGGCGACAAACTGTATCTGGAAGTATCATACGACTACAAAGACACGAAATGGCGGGCCACCTACGCTTACAAAACCTTGCCGGGTTTCGAGGAAATTGTGATCGACGACCTGAAACGGGCTTCGGAAAAGCAGTCCCGATAA
- a CDS encoding phosphotransferase yields MHLDAQQPLVLQDYLRRRGWLDTEEQISSVEKPGEGNMNYTLRVITPNRTLIVKQSRGYVEKYPTIPAPAERAIIEGQFYQKTQVIPMLASQMPNLLGIDEENNMLVLEDLGNSSDFTYLYAPCRQLGVDDALALTDFLTELHTHFATITPDPRFANQAMRALNHEHIINYPFLEDNGFNLDTVQPGLQALAMAYKRDSSLKKTVARLGALYTGTSESGKSVTLLHGDYYPGSWLQTESGTKIIDPEFCFYGPPEFDLGVMMAHLMMAEQPPTVLNTVLSNYEPMADFDESLRKRFTGVEIMRRLIGLAQLPLSLSLDTKRDLLDEAYSLLQ; encoded by the coding sequence ATGCATTTAGACGCTCAGCAACCCCTGGTCCTGCAGGATTACCTCCGTCGGCGCGGCTGGCTCGATACCGAAGAGCAAATCAGCTCGGTGGAGAAGCCCGGCGAAGGCAATATGAATTACACCCTCCGGGTGATTACGCCCAATCGGACGTTGATTGTGAAACAGTCGCGTGGCTACGTCGAGAAGTACCCGACGATACCGGCCCCCGCCGAACGGGCTATCATTGAAGGCCAGTTCTACCAGAAAACGCAGGTTATTCCAATGCTGGCATCCCAGATGCCCAACCTGCTCGGCATCGACGAGGAAAATAACATGCTGGTGCTGGAAGATTTAGGAAACTCCAGTGACTTCACCTACCTCTACGCACCCTGCCGCCAACTGGGAGTCGATGATGCACTGGCATTGACCGACTTCCTGACGGAACTGCACACGCACTTCGCGACAATAACGCCCGACCCCCGGTTTGCCAACCAGGCCATGCGCGCGCTGAACCACGAACATATCATCAACTACCCCTTTCTGGAAGACAACGGCTTTAACCTGGATACCGTCCAGCCGGGTCTGCAGGCACTGGCCATGGCCTACAAACGCGACAGCAGTTTAAAAAAGACGGTTGCCCGGCTAGGGGCGCTGTACACCGGCACCAGCGAATCGGGTAAGTCGGTGACGCTGCTTCATGGGGACTACTACCCCGGCAGCTGGCTGCAAACAGAATCGGGGACCAAAATCATCGACCCTGAGTTCTGCTTTTACGGCCCGCCCGAGTTTGACCTGGGCGTTATGATGGCTCATCTGATGATGGCCGAACAGCCACCAACGGTGCTGAATACGGTCCTGAGCAACTACGAACCGATGGCGGATTTCGACGAGTCCCTGCGGAAACGGTTTACAGGCGTCGAAATCATGCGCCGTCTGATTGGCCTCGCTCAGTTACCACTGAGTCTGTCGCTCGACACAAAGCGCGATCTCCTCGATGAAGCCTATTCGCTCCTGCAATGA
- the porZ gene encoding type IX secretion system anionic LPS delivery protein PorZ, producing MLACYAQVGSWQSHVSYQSGQSLAVVGNKIYAATQNGFFVYDQATGETTILGKQQGLTDVGISRLLYLADQRRLLIAYRSGTLDFLTLSTSGEPETTQTINTIAVATNLPASRTVNHISRIGTTVYLSTDFGVVVLDIARNELKDTYFSRRSDGSPRPVYQTTTTTDSLYALIAPLRSTETGRRIQAIRLAPGTNLADPGNWKTVAEPGLLTESITTNQNRLSATVNSQGIYERQAGRWSLVQPLASAIIRQFPSTAAGLIVATSQGITLPGGSTFTGPLLTNPREVIAEGNRVWVADTQTGLLAGAAGGFQRIIPEGPSQDVFNRLYAYPATLIALPASGQQAPLLTTGQSPADLFNVAESRWQAILLSGLDRGLNAAAYMPSDQRLYISSYGNGLWSQAGGQAPVAVPVPASIGPFISSLATDNDGNLWITTAGPSVRLATLHVRRPDGTFQSFSTVNYPAIEQVVPDDNGFLWLRLDGGGGLLVFDPATNRSRYLSTGTGQGNLLTNSVRALVKDRTGTIWIGTDLGPMVFDDPGGIFDRTPDAQAPLLNRRRLLANELVTSIAVDGGNRKWIGTQTGLYHVAPDGSQLLDSFTASNSPLPGNTVQALAIEPISGRIFIQTSTVGRANGLVSYRGPATEPAGQLSSLTIFPNPVRPDFSGTVSINGLTDNATVKILDAGGQLVYETRSQGGTATWNLRDYRNRPAQTGVYLVVVVTADGMEGLAGKLAVVR from the coding sequence ATGCTGGCCTGCTACGCTCAGGTTGGATCCTGGCAGTCGCACGTCAGCTACCAGTCCGGGCAATCGCTGGCTGTGGTCGGGAACAAAATCTATGCCGCTACGCAGAATGGTTTTTTTGTCTACGACCAGGCAACCGGCGAAACAACAATCCTGGGTAAGCAGCAGGGGTTGACCGACGTTGGCATCAGCCGGCTGCTTTACCTGGCCGATCAGCGTCGACTCCTCATTGCGTACCGCAGCGGCACCCTCGACTTTCTGACTCTCTCCACCTCCGGCGAACCGGAAACGACTCAAACGATCAATACCATTGCGGTTGCCACCAATTTACCCGCCAGCCGTACGGTCAACCACATCAGCCGAATTGGTACTACTGTTTACCTCAGCACCGATTTCGGTGTAGTTGTGCTCGACATTGCGCGCAACGAATTGAAAGATACCTACTTCAGTCGGCGTTCCGATGGATCGCCCCGCCCCGTTTATCAGACAACTACTACCACCGACAGCCTGTATGCACTAATCGCCCCGCTCCGGTCGACCGAAACCGGCCGGCGCATACAGGCCATTCGACTCGCGCCCGGCACGAACCTGGCTGATCCGGGCAACTGGAAGACCGTAGCAGAACCAGGCTTGCTAACCGAGTCGATCACAACGAATCAAAACCGGCTTTCGGCTACCGTAAACAGCCAGGGTATTTATGAACGACAGGCTGGCCGGTGGTCGCTGGTTCAGCCGCTTGCGAGCGCCATCATCCGGCAATTCCCTTCTACCGCAGCCGGTCTTATTGTCGCCACCAGTCAGGGCATAACCTTACCCGGCGGGAGTACGTTTACCGGCCCCCTGCTGACCAATCCGCGCGAGGTGATTGCCGAGGGAAACCGAGTCTGGGTCGCCGATACCCAAACGGGCCTGCTGGCAGGAGCTGCGGGCGGCTTCCAGCGTATTATTCCCGAAGGACCCTCACAGGATGTATTCAATCGTTTATACGCGTACCCAGCTACGCTCATTGCCTTACCCGCCAGTGGTCAGCAGGCTCCCCTGCTGACCACTGGGCAGTCGCCCGCCGATCTGTTCAACGTAGCAGAAAGCCGCTGGCAAGCCATCCTACTCTCGGGGCTGGACCGTGGTCTTAACGCAGCGGCTTACATGCCATCCGACCAGCGCCTGTACATAAGCAGCTACGGCAATGGGCTGTGGAGCCAGGCCGGGGGCCAAGCTCCCGTAGCCGTTCCTGTACCGGCCAGCATTGGCCCGTTTATCAGCAGCCTTGCCACCGACAACGACGGCAACCTCTGGATTACCACAGCTGGCCCCAGTGTCCGGCTGGCAACGCTGCATGTTCGACGACCCGATGGTACGTTCCAGTCCTTCTCCACCGTTAACTACCCGGCTATTGAGCAGGTTGTGCCCGACGACAATGGTTTCCTGTGGCTCCGGCTGGATGGGGGGGGCGGCCTCTTGGTGTTTGATCCGGCCACGAACCGAAGCCGATACCTGAGCACGGGGACTGGCCAAGGCAACCTGCTCACTAACAGCGTACGAGCGCTGGTGAAAGACCGCACCGGCACCATCTGGATCGGGACCGATCTGGGGCCAATGGTGTTCGACGATCCGGGCGGTATTTTCGATAGAACCCCCGACGCGCAGGCCCCCCTGCTCAACCGCCGTCGATTATTGGCGAATGAACTCGTGACGAGTATAGCGGTGGATGGGGGCAACCGGAAGTGGATTGGCACGCAAACAGGTTTGTACCACGTAGCACCCGATGGTTCACAGTTGCTCGACAGCTTCACGGCCAGCAACAGCCCCTTACCCGGTAACACCGTTCAGGCGCTGGCAATTGAACCAATCAGCGGTCGGATCTTCATCCAGACCAGCACGGTGGGCCGGGCCAATGGCCTGGTATCTTACCGTGGGCCAGCCACCGAACCCGCCGGGCAACTCAGCAGTCTGACGATCTTTCCCAACCCCGTTCGGCCCGATTTCAGCGGCACAGTTAGTATCAATGGCCTGACCGACAACGCTACGGTAAAAATACTGGACGCAGGGGGTCAGCTGGTCTACGAAACCCGGTCGCAGGGCGGTACTGCGACCTGGAATCTGCGTGACTACCGAAACCGCCCGGCCCAAACGGGCGTATATTTAGTTGTGGTAGTTACGGCCGATGGAATGGAAGGGCTGGCGGGAAAACTGGCAGTTGTCCGTTGA
- a CDS encoding thymidine kinase — protein MFIEPTRRREPPHLRTGWIELICGSMFSGKTEELIRRLNRARIARLNVRIFKPAFDTRYHAENIVSHSALTIQSTPVQTAGQILNLAGDCDVVGIDEAQFFDKEIVEVCNTLANQGKRVIVAGLDMDFAGQPFGCMPQLMGISEFITKVHAICVVCGDMASYSYRLVPSQERVLLGETDSYEARCRRCFNLGDKASGKEWAYEDVKGLMNDES, from the coding sequence ATGTTTATTGAACCCACTCGACGGCGCGAACCACCCCACTTACGAACGGGTTGGATTGAACTAATTTGCGGCTCCATGTTCTCCGGAAAAACCGAAGAATTAATCCGGCGGCTCAATCGCGCCCGCATCGCCCGGCTCAACGTTCGTATCTTCAAACCGGCCTTCGATACACGCTATCATGCCGAAAATATTGTGTCGCATTCAGCCCTCACCATTCAGTCTACCCCTGTGCAAACGGCGGGCCAAATTCTGAACCTGGCGGGCGACTGCGATGTGGTTGGCATCGACGAAGCACAATTTTTTGACAAAGAGATTGTTGAGGTCTGTAACACGCTGGCCAACCAGGGTAAACGGGTCATTGTGGCTGGGCTGGATATGGATTTTGCCGGTCAGCCATTTGGCTGTATGCCCCAGTTGATGGGTATTTCCGAATTTATTACCAAAGTTCACGCCATCTGCGTTGTTTGTGGCGACATGGCCAGCTATTCCTACCGGCTGGTACCGTCGCAGGAGCGGGTGCTCCTGGGCGAAACAGACAGCTACGAAGCGCGCTGCCGCCGTTGTTTTAACCTCGGCGACAAGGCCAGTGGAAAAGAATGGGCCTACGAAGACGTTAAGGGACTGATGAATGATGAGTCATGA